The proteins below come from a single Xyrauchen texanus isolate HMW12.3.18 chromosome 3, RBS_HiC_50CHRs, whole genome shotgun sequence genomic window:
- the LOC127624285 gene encoding uncharacterized protein LOC127624285 encodes MSGCCVYGCTNRYSTKGLKFYRIPTGSRSFQKNRRRLWLQAIKRVDWSEDIIKNARVCSAHFISGEASLDCSSPDFVPSVFVYTKPSQNPEAKLERYHRKRRRDDRPITAANLCVSSKTLKQECSMDHCPAEDNIPVTKREYDDLNQRHCQLQEDYVHLCQKFEALQAENVKLKEELQKSTFSYTTVKCNIGQLFFLTGLTSVLFEWLDKQITKESGFLELLEPRDEVLADRGFLIRDELAAYGATLRIPHFTKGKKQLSAQEVDTSRQLSRVRIHVERVIGRWKNFKILQTVIPVSQVNMLDDVVTVCGALTNLCKSVVSK; translated from the exons ATGTCTGGTTGTTGTGTTTACGGTTGCACTAATCGATATTCCACCAAGGGGCTTAAGTTTTATAGGATTCCGACAGGATCACGGTCGTTTCAGAAGAACCGGCGGCGCCTGTGGCTGCAGGCGATTAAACGTGTTGATTGGAGCGAGGACATAATAAAAAATGCTCGCGTCTGCAGCGCCCACTTTATATCAG gTGAGGCGTCATTGGACTGTAGTAGTCCTGATTTTGTGCcttctgtgtttgtgtacacaAAACCGAGCCAGAACCCCGAAGCAAAATTGGAGAG GTACCATAGGAAAAGGAGGAGAGATGATAGACCAATAACGGCAGCAAATCTATGTGTTTCTTCTAAAACTCTAAAACAAGAATGCAGCATGGATCATTGTCCAG CTGAAGACAACATCCCAGTTACAAAGAGGGAATATGATGACCTGAACCAGAGACACTGTCAGCTTCAGGAGGactatgtacacctgtgtcagaagtTTGAGGCACTACAAGCAGAAAATGTAAAGCTGAAAGAGGAGCTGCAGAAATCTACATTTTCCTACACAACTGTTAAGTGCAACATTGGACAATTGTTTTTTCTCACCGGACTGACCTCCGTGCTCTTTGAGTGGCTAG ACAAGCAGATCACAAAAGAGTCAGGTTTCTTAGAACTTTTGGAGCCTAGGGATGAGGTTTTAGCCGACAGGGGATTTCTCATCAGAGACGAGCTTGCAGCTTATGGTGCAACCCTTCGTATCCCTCATTTCACAAAAGGAAAAAAGCAGCTTTCTGCACAGGAAGTGGACACATCTAGACAACTTTCTCGTGTGAGAATCCATGTGGAGCGAGTTATTGGTCGGTGGAAAAACTTTAAGATTTTGCAAACAGTTATTCCAGTGTCGCAGGTTAACATGCTAGACGATGTTGTGACTGTATGTGGTGCCCTCACAAACCTCTGTAAGAGTGTTGTTTCCAAATGA
- the rab14 gene encoding ras-related protein Rab-14, translating into MTTAPYNYSYIFKYIIIGDMGVGKSCLLHQFTEKKFMADCPHTIGVEFGTRIIEVSGQKVKLQIWDTAGQERFRAVTRSYYRGAAGALMVYDITRRSTYNHLSSWLTDARNLTNPNTVIILIGNKADLEAQRDVTYEEAKQFAEENGLLFLEASAKTGENVEDAFLEAAKKIYQNIQDGSLDLNAAESGVQHKPTAPQGGRLSSDTQPQKEGCSC; encoded by the exons ATGACGACTGCACCTTATAACTATTcctatattttcaaatatatcatTATTG GTGACATGGGAGTCGGAAAGTCGTGTTTACTTCATCAGTTCACAGAAAAGAAAT TTATGGCTGACTGTCCTCATACAATTGGCGTTGAGTTTGGCACAAGGATCATTGAAGTGAGTGGGCAGAAGGTGAAGCTACAGATTTGGGATACAGCAGGGCAGGAGAGATTCCGTGCTGTCACACGCAGCTACTACAGAGGAGCTGCTGGGGCGCTCATGGTGTATGACATCACCAG GCGAAGCACATACAACCACCTCAGCAGCTGGTTGACTGATGCCAGGAATCTCACCAACCCCAATACT GTGATCATTCTAATTGGTAACAAAGCAGACCTAGAAGCCCAGCGGGATGTCACATATGAAGAGGCCAAGCAGTTTGCTGAAGAAAACG GGTTGTTATTCCTTGAGGCAAGTGCAAAAAC AGGTGAGAATGTGGAGGATGCGTTCCTTGAAGCAGCAAAGAAGATCTACCAGAACATTCAGGATGGCAGTCTGGATCTGAACGCAGCCGAGTCGGGGGTCCAGCACAAGCCTACTGCCCCTCAGGGTGGGCGCCTCAGCAGTGATACACAGCCCCAGAAAGAGGGCTGCAGCTGTTAA